The Stratiformator vulcanicus genome has a segment encoding these proteins:
- a CDS encoding DUF1592 domain-containing protein has protein sequence MRTICSAQAAFVFYCACSMVAVAAPELDSLDRFLDSHCLACHDDFSAEAGLDLSNLDPDFLNGDAFSVWVKVHDRVEAGEMPPESSDRPEEREKAAFLKTLSRSLTAAEEARKLAEGRSTWRRLNRYEYENTLRELLELPWLPLKDKLPEDGEAHHFNKVGDALDVSHVQMSRYLSTAEYALKQAVATQVKKPAATTTRFYTREDRQFYRRIEDHIRATFPLVDYQLDQKHFRAWHSYRRKQHRTKEFLLPESHRKIKPPPIPTVGESDQKRRNREAMAVVQSTYEPMHVYFENFKAPMTARYKVRLAGYSIWVGPQAERDTYHKDVGEISPGRRSEPITVYSFIKPNDTRRLGAVDFQPESTVGELTPYLFEGESIRPDAARLVRCRPGDWANPLETDEGLPGAAYQWLEVEGPLFDQWPPAGHRLLFGDLPIEEDESGAVRVLSKAPLDDAERLLGRFIEQAYRKPADERSVARFLSIVQHSLATGSDFTDAMIAGYTAVLCSPEFLFFEERPGQLSDTAVADRLAYFLWNSPPDDELLSIAATKQLSDPEILRAQVERMLDDPRSERFVEAFLDYWLDLRKMGDNSADSKLYPEYQLDDLLTESMVRETRLYFKELIDGNLGVTNVVDSDFVIVNERLARHYGLKNVRGSDFRTVSLPEDSVRGGLMTQGSVLKVTANGTTTSPVLRGVWVNERILGLEVPPPPTEVPAVEPDTRGTTTIREQLAAHTDIDSCAVCHRKIDPAGFALESFDVMGAYRDRYRSLGKGQEVQGVGHHGQYFEYKLAHAVDASGRLPTGELFEDIRELKQLLTSNPEQLAHAFVDKLAVYATGAPVGFSDRAEVEHIVDRSAKSDYGIRTLIHKLVASKMFRRK, from the coding sequence ATGAGAACGATTTGCTCGGCTCAAGCCGCGTTCGTTTTTTATTGCGCCTGTTCAATGGTGGCGGTTGCCGCTCCCGAGTTGGATTCGCTCGACCGCTTTCTTGATTCGCACTGCTTGGCGTGCCACGACGATTTCTCCGCGGAAGCGGGCCTCGACCTTTCAAATCTGGATCCGGATTTTTTGAACGGCGATGCCTTCTCTGTGTGGGTCAAAGTTCACGACCGCGTCGAAGCCGGCGAGATGCCGCCGGAGTCCTCCGACCGTCCCGAAGAGCGAGAGAAAGCCGCGTTTCTGAAGACGCTATCCCGGTCGCTGACCGCGGCGGAGGAAGCCCGCAAGTTGGCCGAGGGCCGCAGCACGTGGCGTCGTCTCAATCGTTATGAGTATGAGAACACACTGCGGGAGTTGCTCGAGCTTCCTTGGCTGCCACTCAAGGACAAGCTGCCCGAAGACGGTGAAGCTCATCACTTCAACAAAGTCGGCGACGCGCTCGATGTCTCGCACGTGCAGATGTCGCGTTACCTCAGCACGGCGGAGTACGCCCTGAAACAAGCCGTTGCCACGCAGGTCAAAAAGCCTGCCGCAACGACAACACGTTTCTACACTCGGGAAGACCGTCAATTCTATCGCCGTATCGAAGACCACATTCGTGCGACCTTCCCTCTCGTCGACTATCAACTCGACCAGAAACATTTTCGGGCTTGGCACAGTTACCGTCGTAAACAGCATCGCACGAAGGAATTTCTGCTCCCGGAAAGTCATCGCAAGATCAAGCCGCCGCCGATCCCGACGGTCGGTGAAAGCGACCAAAAGCGCCGCAACCGCGAAGCCATGGCCGTGGTGCAGAGCACCTACGAGCCGATGCACGTCTACTTTGAGAACTTTAAGGCCCCGATGACGGCCCGCTACAAAGTCCGCCTCGCCGGATACTCGATCTGGGTCGGACCGCAGGCGGAACGCGACACGTACCACAAAGATGTCGGTGAGATTTCACCGGGTCGTCGATCAGAACCAATCACCGTTTATTCTTTCATCAAGCCGAACGACACCCGCCGACTCGGTGCCGTTGACTTCCAACCCGAATCGACCGTCGGCGAACTGACTCCCTACTTATTCGAAGGCGAATCGATTCGTCCCGATGCCGCGAGACTCGTTCGCTGCCGGCCGGGCGATTGGGCCAATCCGCTCGAAACCGACGAGGGCTTGCCGGGAGCCGCGTATCAGTGGCTTGAAGTCGAAGGCCCGCTGTTCGACCAATGGCCGCCTGCGGGTCACAGATTGCTGTTCGGCGATCTCCCGATTGAAGAAGACGAGTCGGGAGCCGTCCGCGTTCTTTCAAAGGCTCCGCTCGATGATGCCGAACGGTTGCTGGGACGATTCATCGAACAAGCCTATCGAAAACCGGCTGACGAACGGTCGGTGGCCCGGTTTCTTTCGATCGTCCAGCATTCGCTCGCAACCGGCAGCGACTTCACGGACGCCATGATCGCCGGATATACCGCGGTCCTCTGTTCGCCGGAGTTTCTCTTTTTCGAAGAGCGCCCCGGCCAACTCAGTGACACGGCCGTCGCCGACCGGCTCGCCTACTTTCTGTGGAACTCGCCGCCGGACGACGAGTTGCTGAGCATCGCGGCGACTAAGCAACTGAGTGATCCCGAAATCCTGCGAGCGCAGGTCGAGCGGATGCTCGACGACCCGCGGTCCGAGCGATTCGTCGAAGCCTTCCTCGACTACTGGCTCGACCTCCGCAAGATGGGTGACAACTCAGCCGATTCAAAACTCTACCCGGAATACCAACTCGACGATTTGCTCACCGAGTCAATGGTTCGGGAGACTCGGCTCTACTTCAAAGAATTGATCGACGGCAACCTCGGAGTGACGAACGTCGTCGATTCGGACTTCGTGATCGTCAACGAACGCCTTGCCCGGCATTACGGTTTGAAGAATGTTCGCGGCAGCGACTTTCGGACCGTCTCCCTCCCCGAGGATTCCGTTCGCGGCGGCTTGATGACCCAGGGCAGTGTGCTCAAAGTCACCGCCAACGGGACGACAACCTCTCCGGTACTCCGCGGCGTGTGGGTGAATGAACGCATTCTCGGGCTCGAAGTGCCGCCACCGCCGACCGAAGTGCCCGCCGTCGAGCCTGACACCCGCGGGACGACCACGATCCGTGAACAGCTTGCGGCTCACACCGACATCGACTCGTGTGCGGTCTGTCATCGGAAAATTGACCCCGCCGGCTTCGCCCTCGAGAGTTTCGACGTGATGGGTGCCTATCGCGACCGGTATCGTTCTCTTGGCAAGGGGCAAGAGGTCCAAGGCGTCGGGCATCACGGCCAATACTTCGAATACAAGCTGGCCCACGCCGTTGATGCGAGCGGTCGACTGCCCACCGGAGAGCTGTTCGAAGACATCCGCGAACTGAAGCAACTCTTGACGTCGAATCCCGAACAGTTGGCTCACGCATTTGTCGATAAGCTGGCGGTCTACGCGACCGGGGCACCCGTTGGATTTTCCGATCGAGCCGAGGTCGAACATATCGTTGACCGCTCAGCGAAGTCGGACTACGGCATTCGCACGCTGATTCACAAACTCGTGGCGAGCAAGATGTTCCGCCGCAAGTAA
- a CDS encoding DUF1552 domain-containing protein has product MSNKIDRPARRTTRIAALPRRAFLRGTGVALGLPMLDAMTPAFSRSAHAANSESEQPPQRMLAVCNNLGLLPPNFFPKSEGLNYEPSPYLEILREHKSDFTVLSGVSHPDVDGGHPADNCFLTAAPHPGSGGFKNTISLDQYAAEYIGHKTRVPSLTLGVNSAEGRRSLSWTGAGVLIPCEQRPSVVYRELFLQGSRKEIREQIRRLRQGQSIMDAVAEQARDLRGSLGARDRNRIDQYQTAVRELEQRLHAAEAWENRPKPQIEFSMPLDPEDPSEYMEKVALMYQMAKLAFETDSSRLVTLLLDSVNSPAIEIDGESIGAGYHNLSHHGKSEEKLAKLRAIDEAHMRQLGALYSDLAAIEEDGERLLDRTMVLYGSNLGDANRHVTTNLPILFAGGGFRHQGHLAFDRDRNYPLPNLFVSMLQRMGIETDRFASSTGTMSGLDFRS; this is encoded by the coding sequence ATGTCGAACAAAATCGATCGACCCGCACGCCGGACGACACGCATCGCAGCCCTCCCGCGCCGAGCGTTTCTACGCGGGACCGGAGTCGCCCTCGGGCTACCGATGCTCGACGCGATGACCCCGGCGTTTTCTCGCTCGGCACACGCGGCGAATTCCGAAAGCGAGCAACCGCCGCAGCGGATGCTCGCCGTCTGCAACAACCTCGGCTTGCTACCGCCCAACTTCTTCCCCAAGTCGGAGGGGCTCAATTACGAACCGTCACCCTACCTTGAAATCCTGCGCGAGCATAAAAGCGACTTCACCGTGCTCAGCGGTGTTTCGCATCCCGATGTCGACGGCGGACATCCCGCGGACAACTGCTTTCTGACAGCCGCCCCGCACCCGGGCAGCGGCGGATTCAAGAACACGATTTCACTCGATCAGTACGCCGCCGAATACATCGGACACAAAACGCGAGTCCCGTCGTTGACACTGGGCGTCAATTCGGCCGAGGGCCGACGCAGCCTGTCTTGGACCGGGGCTGGCGTTTTGATTCCCTGCGAGCAACGGCCATCGGTCGTATATCGAGAGCTCTTCCTGCAGGGAAGTCGCAAAGAAATTCGGGAGCAGATTCGACGCCTCCGGCAGGGGCAAAGCATTATGGACGCCGTCGCCGAACAGGCCCGCGATCTCAGGGGATCACTCGGAGCTCGCGACCGCAACCGTATCGATCAATACCAGACCGCCGTCCGAGAACTGGAGCAACGGCTACATGCCGCCGAGGCGTGGGAGAACAGGCCAAAGCCGCAGATCGAGTTTTCAATGCCGCTCGATCCCGAAGACCCCTCGGAGTACATGGAGAAGGTCGCCCTGATGTATCAGATGGCGAAGCTGGCGTTCGAGACCGACTCTAGTCGCCTCGTCACGCTGTTGCTCGACAGCGTGAACTCCCCGGCGATCGAAATTGATGGCGAATCGATCGGAGCCGGCTATCACAACCTCTCGCACCACGGGAAGTCTGAGGAAAAGCTCGCCAAGCTGCGAGCCATTGACGAAGCACACATGCGGCAGCTCGGCGCTCTCTACAGTGACCTCGCCGCGATCGAGGAAGACGGTGAGCGCTTGCTCGATCGCACCATGGTGCTCTACGGCAGCAATCTCGGTGATGCCAACCGGCACGTGACGACGAACCTGCCGATCCTCTTTGCAGGTGGAGGCTTCCGCCATCAAGGGCACCTCGCGTTTGACCGGGACCGCAATTACCCTTTACCGAACCTGTTCGTCTCGATGCTGCAACGTATGGGCATCGAGACCGACCGCTTCGCATCGAGTACTGGTACCATGTCCGGTCTCGATTTCCGGTCATAA
- a CDS encoding sulfatase family protein gives MCSILPRSLKARVLFAFVLAATGSASAAEKPQLAKINGASPRNIVFILVDDQRYDAMSCMGHPFLKTPGADSIAENGVMFTNAYVTTSLCSPSRASMLTGLYAHTHRVVDNSTPVSDKLVFFGEYLQQANYETAFVGKWHMGYGHSKPRRGWDHWVSFLGQGSYFPRSEDGKQHYLNVDGEKVPQQKYITDELTDYSVDWLRSRPGDGKPWMLYLSHKAVHHDFSPAPRHLGRFDSVKIPATPSTKGTKLDSLRPMWARNMRNSWHGAEFPFHGTLGKTEDIYRRYCEAMLSVDESTVRVLDYLKQSGQFDSTLVIYMGDNGHMWGEHDLIDKRTAYEESARVPLLMQCPEIVPAGTKCDEIAANIDIAPTLIEAGGMVPPVYMHGRSLLPLAEGEQVEDWRDVLLYEYFWERWAPSTPTIHALIGKRYKYIRPYGLWDLAELYDLQDDPNELENLAYSPKHKAKALEMDEQLFEVLRETEGHSIPLLRGWKGRAKELRDPTASEWAPVPAPLLSE, from the coding sequence ATGTGCTCGATTCTGCCGCGCTCGCTCAAGGCCCGAGTTCTATTCGCGTTCGTTCTCGCCGCGACCGGTTCGGCTTCCGCCGCTGAGAAACCGCAGTTGGCGAAGATCAACGGAGCGTCGCCGCGGAACATCGTCTTCATACTCGTCGACGACCAACGTTACGACGCGATGAGTTGCATGGGGCACCCGTTTCTCAAAACGCCAGGGGCCGACTCGATTGCCGAGAACGGCGTGATGTTCACGAACGCCTACGTGACGACCTCGCTATGCTCGCCGAGTCGGGCGTCGATGCTGACCGGCCTCTACGCTCACACGCATCGCGTTGTCGACAACAGCACGCCGGTCTCCGACAAGCTCGTCTTCTTCGGCGAATACCTCCAGCAGGCCAATTACGAAACTGCGTTCGTCGGCAAGTGGCACATGGGGTACGGACATTCCAAGCCCCGCCGGGGTTGGGACCACTGGGTCAGTTTTCTCGGCCAGGGCAGCTATTTTCCTCGATCGGAAGACGGCAAGCAGCATTACCTGAATGTCGACGGCGAGAAGGTTCCGCAGCAGAAATACATCACCGATGAACTGACCGATTACTCCGTCGATTGGCTGCGGAGCCGGCCGGGGGACGGCAAGCCTTGGATGCTCTACCTTTCACACAAGGCCGTGCACCACGACTTCTCGCCCGCTCCGCGGCACCTTGGAAGATTTGATTCGGTCAAAATCCCGGCGACGCCGTCGACCAAGGGGACGAAGCTCGACAGCCTTCGTCCCATGTGGGCCCGCAACATGCGGAACTCTTGGCACGGGGCCGAATTCCCATTCCACGGCACTCTCGGCAAGACGGAAGACATTTACCGCCGCTACTGCGAAGCGATGCTCTCGGTCGACGAGAGTACCGTCCGCGTTCTCGACTACCTGAAGCAGTCGGGTCAGTTTGATTCGACGCTCGTCATCTACATGGGGGACAACGGCCACATGTGGGGCGAGCATGACCTCATCGACAAACGCACGGCCTATGAGGAATCGGCCCGCGTGCCGCTGTTGATGCAATGCCCGGAGATCGTCCCCGCTGGAACGAAGTGCGATGAGATCGCCGCGAATATCGACATCGCCCCCACCTTGATTGAAGCCGGTGGCATGGTCCCGCCGGTTTACATGCACGGCCGCAGTCTGCTTCCGCTGGCTGAGGGCGAACAGGTAGAGGATTGGCGCGACGTGCTGCTCTATGAGTACTTCTGGGAGCGCTGGGCGCCGTCGACGCCGACGATCCACGCGCTCATCGGCAAACGGTACAAGTACATCCGCCCCTACGGCTTATGGGACCTCGCCGAACTATACGATCTTCAAGACGACCCGAATGAACTGGAGAACCTCGCCTACTCGCCGAAGCACAAAGCGAAGGCATTAGAGATGGACGAGCAACTGTTCGAAGTACTAAGGGAGACCGAAGGTCATTCCATTCCGCTGCTCCGTGGCTGGAAGGGAAGAGCCAAAGAACTCCGCGATCCGACCGCGTCAGAATGGGCCCCGGTTCCTGCCCCGCTGCTCTCAGAGTGA
- a CDS encoding O-acetylhomoserine aminocarboxypropyltransferase/cysteine synthase family protein encodes MTEAQLGFNTLCLHGGQLPDPATNSRAVPIYQTTSYTFNDTDHAARLFGLQEFGNIYTRLMNPTTDVLEKRLALLEGGSGALAVASGQSAETLAILNICGAGDNIVSASSLYGGTYNLFHYTLPKLGIETKFVDVGEPEQFKSAIDDKTKALYVETIGNPRCDVPDFEALGEIASEAGIPLIVDNTLASPALCRPLDHGADIIVQSCTKFIGGHGTSIGGVIVEKGGFPWDNGKFPSMTEPDPSYHGMKFFETFGPMNMAYIIKARTQGLRDIGPAMSPFNAFLFLQGLETLHLRMERHCQNAMAVADFLDSHPKVSWCNYVGLESHPSHQIAKKYLPKGFGAIFGFGVAGDSPEEQRANGIRLIDNVDLLSHLANVGDSKSLIIHPSSTTHQQLTLDEQATTGVTPDFVRLSIGTEDIDDIIADLKHALDRM; translated from the coding sequence ATGACCGAAGCGCAACTCGGTTTTAACACCCTCTGCCTGCACGGCGGGCAACTTCCTGACCCGGCCACCAACTCGCGGGCGGTGCCGATTTATCAGACGACGTCGTACACGTTCAACGACACCGACCACGCGGCCCGGCTGTTCGGTTTGCAGGAATTCGGGAACATCTACACCCGATTAATGAACCCGACAACCGACGTGCTCGAAAAGCGGCTCGCGTTGCTCGAAGGGGGCTCGGGAGCTTTAGCCGTCGCATCGGGCCAATCGGCGGAGACGCTGGCGATCCTCAATATCTGTGGAGCCGGCGACAATATCGTCTCCGCCTCGAGTCTGTACGGCGGGACCTACAATCTCTTCCACTACACGCTGCCGAAGCTGGGCATCGAAACGAAGTTTGTCGACGTCGGCGAGCCGGAGCAGTTCAAATCGGCGATCGACGATAAGACGAAGGCATTGTATGTCGAGACGATTGGCAATCCTCGCTGCGACGTGCCCGACTTCGAAGCGCTCGGCGAAATCGCCAGTGAAGCCGGCATCCCACTGATTGTCGACAATACGCTCGCCTCACCCGCGCTGTGTCGGCCGCTCGATCATGGGGCAGACATTATCGTGCAGTCCTGCACCAAATTCATCGGCGGACATGGTACGTCGATCGGTGGCGTGATCGTCGAGAAAGGCGGCTTTCCGTGGGACAACGGCAAGTTCCCGTCGATGACTGAGCCCGATCCGAGCTATCACGGCATGAAGTTCTTCGAGACATTCGGCCCGATGAATATGGCCTATATCATCAAAGCCCGGACACAGGGGCTACGAGACATCGGGCCGGCGATGAGCCCTTTCAATGCTTTCCTGTTTTTGCAGGGGCTTGAAACGCTACACCTGCGGATGGAGCGGCATTGCCAGAATGCGATGGCCGTTGCCGACTTCCTCGACTCGCACCCCAAAGTTTCGTGGTGCAACTATGTCGGGCTTGAGTCGCATCCCTCTCACCAGATTGCCAAGAAATACCTTCCGAAGGGCTTCGGCGCGATCTTCGGCTTTGGTGTCGCCGGAGACTCCCCGGAAGAGCAACGAGCCAATGGCATTCGCCTGATCGACAACGTCGATCTGCTGTCGCACCTGGCGAACGTCGGCGACAGCAAGAGCTTGATCATTCATCCGTCAAGCACGACTCATCAGCAGCTCACGCTCGATGAACAAGCCACGACGGGAGTCACACCCGACTTCGTGCGATTGTCGATCGGAACCGAAGACATCGACGACATCATCGCCGACCTGAAGCACGCCCTCGATCGGATGTGA
- a CDS encoding lysophospholipid acyltransferase family protein, translating to MKEPTVPSRRNAPWLLSQWLLRIIFSLWLRYRSKGRDNLRADEGGLVLANHQSFLDPLLIGLPLSRPVSFLARDSLFRIPLLGPFLRATFVLPVNRDAAGSDSIRELVTRMKHGFLVGIFPEGTRTTDGAVADFKPGFVALLKRCDQPVYPIGIGGANRAMPKGAWFLRPRQVCVVYGEPIDPEELQALAKQGRSALLEFIRNRVVECADEADAWALGECDPHDDAAADEGDPYFGLLRSTDDVA from the coding sequence ATGAAAGAGCCGACCGTTCCATCTCGCCGAAATGCTCCGTGGCTGCTGTCGCAGTGGCTTTTGCGAATCATTTTCTCGCTATGGCTCCGCTATCGTTCGAAAGGTCGTGATAATCTGCGAGCCGATGAAGGCGGGCTCGTGCTTGCCAATCATCAGAGCTTTCTCGATCCGCTGCTGATCGGGCTACCGCTATCGCGCCCGGTCAGTTTCCTCGCGCGGGACTCGCTCTTTCGGATCCCGCTGCTCGGGCCATTTCTGCGGGCGACGTTTGTGCTGCCCGTCAACCGCGATGCCGCCGGCTCCGACAGCATCCGCGAACTGGTCACCCGCATGAAACACGGCTTTCTCGTCGGCATCTTTCCCGAAGGAACCCGCACGACCGATGGCGCCGTCGCCGACTTCAAACCTGGTTTCGTCGCACTGTTGAAGCGCTGCGACCAACCGGTTTACCCCATCGGGATCGGCGGAGCGAACCGCGCCATGCCGAAAGGAGCGTGGTTTCTGCGGCCGAGGCAGGTCTGTGTCGTCTACGGAGAGCCGATCGACCCGGAGGAACTTCAGGCATTGGCGAAGCAGGGGCGCTCGGCATTGCTCGAATTCATCCGCAACCGCGTCGTCGAATGTGCGGACGAGGCGGACGCATGGGCCTTGGGAGAATGTGATCCCCATGATGACGCGGCGGCGGACGAAGGCGATCCGTACTTCGGCCTGCTACGATCGACCGATGACGTCGCGTAG
- the glmM gene encoding phosphoglucosamine mutase — protein MPTRILSISGLRGIVGDGLDPEYVVRFAAGVGTFANGGPVVLSRDGRATGQMLKHAAVAGLTAAGCKVLDAGVATTPTCGVLICHHRAAAGLQITASHNPIEWNGLKPFSGRGGVLNADEGKRLLDILEGNRIEYRDHAGVGDVVALDDPAGPHIDAVTSLVDVAAIRKRRFKVVLDCCNGAGAVSTPQFLRVSLGCEAAILGGTADGRFEHTPEPLAENLTGLSDAVRQTGADVGFAQDPDADRLAIVDENGHYIGEELTLALAVDYVLGKRKGPVVVNGSTSRVSADLAARHGCEFFRSAVGEANVVTKMREVDAVLGGEGNGGVIEPIVGPVRDSYVSMAYVLAGLAERGSTLSEWVATLPKYEIVKRKVSCDRNQVERVCDSLKSSFADAEVTEGDGLRLDWSDRWVQVRASNTEPIARVIAEAPKAEEAQTLAEQAMQIVQKSVS, from the coding sequence ATGCCAACACGTATCTTGAGCATTTCCGGCCTCCGCGGGATTGTGGGGGATGGACTCGATCCCGAATACGTCGTGCGGTTCGCCGCCGGGGTGGGAACGTTTGCCAACGGTGGGCCGGTGGTGCTGAGCCGCGACGGACGGGCGACCGGGCAGATGCTCAAGCATGCGGCGGTCGCGGGCCTGACGGCGGCCGGCTGCAAGGTGCTTGATGCGGGGGTCGCAACGACTCCGACCTGCGGCGTATTGATCTGCCATCACCGCGCAGCCGCGGGCCTGCAAATCACGGCCAGCCACAATCCGATCGAGTGGAATGGTTTGAAACCATTCAGCGGCCGGGGCGGCGTGCTGAATGCAGACGAAGGAAAGCGACTGCTCGACATCCTCGAAGGCAATCGGATCGAATACCGCGATCATGCCGGCGTCGGAGATGTGGTCGCTCTCGACGACCCGGCCGGCCCCCACATCGACGCCGTGACGTCGCTCGTCGATGTCGCAGCCATTCGGAAACGACGATTTAAGGTCGTGCTGGACTGCTGCAACGGTGCCGGAGCGGTATCGACTCCACAGTTCCTTCGCGTTTCGCTCGGATGTGAGGCCGCGATTCTTGGTGGTACCGCGGACGGTCGCTTCGAGCACACGCCCGAACCACTGGCCGAAAACCTGACCGGCTTGTCCGATGCCGTTCGCCAGACTGGGGCCGACGTCGGATTCGCCCAGGATCCCGACGCCGACCGGCTCGCCATCGTCGACGAAAATGGGCATTACATTGGTGAGGAACTAACCCTCGCTCTTGCCGTCGACTACGTGTTGGGCAAACGAAAAGGGCCGGTGGTCGTCAACGGCTCAACGAGTCGTGTCAGTGCGGACCTCGCCGCACGACACGGTTGCGAATTCTTCCGCTCAGCCGTTGGAGAGGCCAACGTCGTGACGAAAATGCGAGAAGTCGATGCCGTCTTGGGCGGCGAAGGCAACGGCGGCGTGATCGAACCGATCGTCGGCCCCGTCCGCGACAGTTACGTCTCGATGGCTTATGTGCTGGCAGGATTAGCCGAGCGCGGCAGCACACTGTCGGAATGGGTCGCTACCTTGCCGAAGTACGAGATCGTAAAAAGAAAGGTCTCGTGCGATCGGAATCAAGTCGAGCGTGTCTGCGACAGCCTGAAATCGAGCTTTGCCGACGCCGAAGTCACCGAGGGAGACGGGCTGCGGCTTGACTGGTCCGACCGTTGGGTGCAGGTTCGGGCGAGCAACACGGAACCGATCGCCCGCGTCATCGCTGAGGCCCCGAAAGCGGAGGAAGCGCAGACTTTGGCGGAACAGGCGATGCAAATCGTTCAGAAGTCGGTAAGCTGA
- a CDS encoding trypsin-like peptidase domain-containing protein has product MPDDQESELDLLLHLTEIECLNSGSVTGNATGFFFLRDKYLFLITNRHVVVGTGAGQPDQLRITLHESADELTKTTSYLIPIQRGVEKDWFEYTDGGDEDPIDVVAIPLTDPTLVEKFEFRSFGPDDLLADSDSLRLGSQLLLLGFPLGFHDEVHHLPVARTAFVATAYAVPFQRTPTFLTDGRMHRGASGSPAIVKRPGQSGSVEYKVAGVHSAAYDMASRDPSQDDRLALNTVWRAYLIEKLTADASRKWAEGADVRTAAEPDSDSKPQPASAS; this is encoded by the coding sequence ATGCCTGACGACCAAGAATCTGAACTCGACCTGCTGCTGCATTTGACGGAAATTGAATGCTTAAATTCGGGATCGGTCACCGGAAATGCCACCGGCTTTTTCTTTCTGCGCGACAAATACCTGTTCCTGATCACGAATCGCCACGTCGTCGTTGGGACCGGTGCCGGTCAGCCCGATCAGCTCCGGATCACCCTGCATGAATCCGCCGACGAACTGACGAAGACCACCTCATATCTAATCCCGATCCAGCGGGGCGTCGAAAAAGATTGGTTTGAGTACACGGATGGGGGTGATGAGGACCCGATCGACGTCGTCGCGATTCCCTTGACCGATCCGACTTTGGTGGAGAAGTTCGAGTTCCGCTCTTTCGGGCCGGACGATCTACTCGCTGACAGTGACAGCCTGCGACTCGGCAGCCAATTGCTGCTGCTCGGGTTTCCCCTCGGCTTTCATGACGAAGTGCATCACCTCCCGGTGGCGCGGACCGCGTTCGTGGCGACGGCGTACGCCGTCCCGTTTCAACGCACACCCACGTTTCTCACCGATGGCAGAATGCACCGCGGCGCGAGCGGCTCGCCAGCGATTGTGAAACGTCCCGGACAGTCCGGCTCCGTCGAATACAAAGTCGCGGGCGTGCACTCGGCCGCCTACGACATGGCATCGCGCGATCCGAGTCAGGATGATCGACTGGCGCTGAATACGGTCTGGCGGGCCTATCTCATTGAAAAGCTGACCGCCGACGCATCTCGAAAATGGGCCGAAGGGGCCGACGTGCGGACTGCCGCTGAGCCTGATTCCGATTCGAAACCGCAACCGGCTTCAGCATCTTAA
- a CDS encoding AI-2E family transporter yields the protein MSNESGNTESDGRHIWEYTVVQDIFWITAIGLLIFAGFLMRAVVVPVLIAFGLAYALNPVVSWVKNTTGQSRSLAAFEVVALLTAIFVGSLVIGVPTTLNEISEFVVKFPEYTGTAVDRIEKLDGPDWLKQSLQQVTEDPPKPRQVLGTLGGYTSEMLGVTLSFISLTFYLLSCLALVPVLVFFFASSLDEWIHSARDLIPSQHRDEVVDIVAKMDNAVGSFLRGRLIAMAFLCVGISLGWLFVGVPYAIVLGLLAGILGAAPFLSYFIWPLAIAFCYAESMTSGEPIDWLYVFVWPSLVFNAVQIIENYVITPWVQSESMQMRAATVLIVIFMGGSIGGIYGVLLALPLAGCIKVLMMEAVLPRWRSWAEGT from the coding sequence ATGAGCAACGAGAGCGGCAACACCGAATCTGACGGGCGGCACATCTGGGAATACACCGTCGTCCAAGACATCTTTTGGATCACGGCGATCGGGCTACTGATCTTCGCCGGGTTCTTAATGCGTGCGGTCGTCGTCCCGGTCTTGATCGCGTTCGGACTGGCCTACGCGCTGAACCCGGTCGTGTCGTGGGTTAAGAACACGACCGGGCAATCGCGAAGCTTGGCCGCGTTTGAAGTCGTCGCACTGCTGACCGCGATTTTTGTCGGCAGCCTTGTCATCGGAGTCCCAACTACGCTCAACGAAATCAGCGAGTTCGTGGTCAAATTTCCGGAATACACCGGGACGGCAGTCGACAGAATTGAAAAACTTGACGGCCCTGATTGGCTCAAGCAGAGCCTGCAACAAGTGACGGAAGACCCGCCGAAACCAAGGCAGGTCCTCGGCACACTGGGCGGCTATACGTCCGAGATGCTCGGCGTAACGCTTAGCTTTATCAGCCTGACGTTTTATCTGCTCTCCTGCCTCGCCCTCGTCCCCGTGTTGGTCTTCTTTTTCGCCAGCAGCCTCGACGAATGGATTCACTCCGCCCGCGATTTGATTCCATCGCAGCATCGCGACGAAGTCGTTGACATTGTCGCGAAGATGGACAACGCGGTCGGTAGCTTCTTAAGAGGTCGGCTCATCGCGATGGCTTTCCTGTGCGTCGGAATCTCGCTCGGCTGGCTATTTGTGGGAGTACCTTACGCGATCGTCTTAGGACTTCTCGCGGGCATCTTGGGAGCAGCGCCGTTCCTCTCCTACTTCATTTGGCCGCTGGCAATCGCCTTCTGCTACGCCGAATCAATGACTTCAGGAGAACCGATCGACTGGCTCTACGTGTTCGTTTGGCCGAGCCTCGTTTTTAATGCAGTCCAAATCATCGAGAACTACGTCATCACGCCTTGGGTGCAAAGCGAGTCAATGCAGATGCGGGCGGCCACGGTGCTGATCGTAATCTTCATGGGCGGCTCCATCGGCGGCATCTACGGTGTCCTACTCGCCCTGCCATTGGCGGGTTGCATTAAGGTCTTAATGATGGAAGCCGTATTGCCACGCTGGCGAAGTTGGGCGGAAGGGACGTAA